A portion of the Polaribacter cellanae genome contains these proteins:
- a CDS encoding rhomboid family intramembrane serine protease, whose amino-acid sequence MNLKLTDAIKHLIIINVIVFIAPQLLKLDFTNILALHFPKNEHFGIWQYVTHMFMHGSFAHILFNMYGLWAFGTPLEQMWGKKKFLFFFFSAGIGAGLIYTLVNYYQFNGIYELFVNAGLNPDEILSILKKGNTNDARVVAAITQEQFNKISMLYNTPAVGASGAVYGVLVAFGLYFKDAKLALIFFPVPIAAKYFIPIMILGDLFFGMTKYSIGNIAHFAHVGGALIGFLIAWYWKKNQFKTN is encoded by the coding sequence ATGAATCTTAAACTTACAGACGCCATAAAGCATCTAATTATAATTAACGTAATTGTTTTTATTGCACCACAATTATTAAAATTAGATTTTACCAATATTTTGGCATTGCATTTCCCCAAAAACGAACATTTTGGCATTTGGCAATATGTAACACACATGTTTATGCATGGAAGTTTCGCTCATATTCTATTTAACATGTATGGTTTGTGGGCATTTGGAACACCTTTAGAACAAATGTGGGGAAAGAAAAAATTCTTATTTTTCTTTTTTTCAGCAGGAATTGGTGCAGGTCTAATTTATACTTTGGTTAATTATTATCAGTTTAATGGAATTTATGAACTTTTTGTTAATGCTGGTTTAAACCCCGATGAAATTTTATCAATATTAAAAAAAGGAAACACTAATGATGCTAGAGTTGTAGCCGCAATTACACAAGAGCAATTCAATAAAATTTCTATGCTTTACAATACACCTGCAGTTGGAGCTTCTGGAGCAGTTTATGGAGTTTTGGTAGCTTTTGGTTTGTATTTTAAAGATGCTAAATTGGCTTTAATCTTTTTCCCAGTTCCAATCGCTGCAAAATACTTTATTCCAATAATGATTTTAGGAGATTTATTCTTTGGAATGACAAAATATTCTATTGGAAACATAGCACATTTTGCACACGTTGGTGGAGCATTAATCGGTTTTTTAATCGCTTGGTATTGGAAAAAAAATCAATTTAAAACAAATTAA
- a CDS encoding rhomboid family intramembrane serine protease, whose translation MSFINEIKSRYKGGNIVEKLIYINIAVFVITLLSKVFFKLYKNNTNYIMEWFSLRPYASELLVKPWSIISYGFLHDGFIHIIFNLIALYYIGNLFIQYFTQKQLLNFYILGTLFGGLLFVLSYNYFPLFEDRFVPLVGASAGISAIFIGIATYMPNYQLKIPLIGFIKVWHLAAIWVGFDVLGLIGNNAGGNFAHLGGSLFGFLYVYKASNKELNLWGTFSSWFEKKEKPLKTVHKSGKKKQSTVKNNTPNQQQIDAILDKISKSGYDTLTKSEKEFLFKQGKR comes from the coding sequence ATGAGTTTTATAAACGAAATAAAATCACGTTATAAAGGTGGAAATATTGTAGAAAAATTAATCTACATAAACATTGCTGTTTTTGTTATTACTTTATTATCGAAAGTTTTTTTTAAATTATATAAGAATAATACCAATTATATTATGGAGTGGTTTTCATTAAGACCATATGCTTCAGAATTATTAGTAAAACCATGGTCAATTATTTCATACGGATTTTTACATGATGGTTTCATACATATTATTTTCAATCTTATTGCATTGTATTATATTGGAAATTTATTTATTCAGTATTTTACACAAAAGCAATTACTTAATTTTTATATTTTAGGAACATTATTTGGAGGTCTTTTGTTTGTATTAAGTTATAATTATTTTCCACTTTTTGAAGATAGATTTGTTCCTTTAGTAGGAGCTTCAGCAGGAATTTCTGCTATTTTTATAGGAATAGCGACATATATGCCTAACTATCAATTAAAAATTCCTTTAATTGGTTTTATAAAAGTTTGGCATTTGGCAGCAATTTGGGTTGGTTTCGACGTTTTAGGCTTAATTGGAAACAATGCTGGTGGAAATTTCGCACATTTAGGTGGAAGTTTATTCGGTTTTTTATATGTTTACAAAGCAAGTAATAAAGAATTAAATCTTTGGGGAACCTTTTCATCTTGGTTCGAAAAGAAAGAAAAACCGTTAAAAACGGTGCATAAATCTGGAAAGAAAAAACAAAGTACAGTTAAAAATAATACACCTAATCAGCAACAAATAGATGCAATTTTAGATAAGATTAGCAAATCTGGTTACGATACCTTAACCAAATCCGAAAAAGAATTTTTATTTAAACAAGGTAAAAGATAG
- a CDS encoding endonuclease/exonuclease/phosphatase family protein: protein MKNLSFLDKIFYLLNSLLATLLLLSYLLPFISPSTIPFFAVLSLFVPVLIIINLVFFIYWLIKLKKQAFLSVFVLIIGWFFSSPFYKISSRNSYLNSDLKVMSYNVKAFDLFTNKKDSTSNTGYDFITDKNPDILAIQEYYQSTKIHLSYPYKFIKRKNDKGKFGMAIYSKYKIINSGSLDFKGTSNNIIYVDVVKKKDTIRIYNLHLESLRIKPNEENFGEENSEKLLKRVTNSFEKQAEQTKLFLTHEQKWQGKKIICGDFNNTAYSWVYNQIAEHKKDAFIIAGQGLGKTFNYWFPMRIDFILTDENAIINQFKSFSEEYSDHFPIQAKVNW from the coding sequence ATGAAAAACTTATCCTTTTTAGACAAGATTTTCTATTTACTAAATTCGTTGCTAGCAACCTTATTGCTTTTATCGTATTTATTGCCTTTTATCTCTCCAAGTACTATTCCATTTTTTGCTGTTTTAAGTCTATTTGTACCTGTTTTAATCATAATTAACCTTGTTTTCTTTATTTATTGGTTAATCAAGCTGAAAAAACAAGCATTTTTATCGGTATTTGTTTTAATCATTGGTTGGTTTTTTTCTTCGCCATTTTATAAAATATCTAGTAGAAATTCTTATTTAAACAGCGATTTAAAAGTAATGAGTTACAATGTAAAAGCATTCGATTTATTTACCAATAAAAAAGATTCTACATCCAATACTGGTTACGATTTTATTACTGATAAAAATCCAGATATTTTAGCGATTCAAGAATATTATCAATCTACAAAAATTCACCTTTCTTACCCTTATAAATTTATCAAAAGAAAAAATGACAAGGGAAAATTTGGAATGGCAATTTATTCTAAATATAAAATTATAAATTCTGGTTCATTAGATTTTAAAGGAACTTCTAATAATATTATTTATGTGGATGTTGTTAAGAAAAAAGACACCATTCGTATTTATAATTTGCATTTAGAATCGTTAAGGATTAAACCAAATGAAGAAAATTTCGGTGAAGAAAATTCTGAAAAATTATTAAAAAGGGTTACGAACTCTTTTGAAAAACAAGCCGAACAAACCAAGCTATTTTTAACACATGAACAAAAATGGCAAGGCAAAAAAATTATATGTGGCGATTTTAACAACACTGCTTACTCTTGGGTGTACAACCAAATTGCAGAACATAAAAAAGATGCTTTTATAATAGCAGGCCAAGGTTTAGGAAAAACATTTAACTATTGGTTTCCTATGAGAATCGATTTTATTTTAACGGATGAAAATGCGATTATAAACCAGTTTAAATCTTTTTCCGAAGAATATTCCGACCACTTTCCTATTCAGGCGAAAGTTAATTGGTAA
- a CDS encoding geranylgeranyl reductase family protein — MQHFQVAIIGSGPSGASTAFHLGKKGISTVIIEKETLPRYKTCGGGFVNRGKKDMPFDISEVIEREFFEVDSYFNNGKIHYKSGKDTPIVTMIMRDAFDNLIVEKAKEFGVTLLENHTLKNIGFKDDKAILETSQGEISADFVIAADGVLSPTAKMAGWKEETRKLIPALEYEVEVSKEDFKRLSKQVRFDIDAVPFGYAWSFPKKNHLSLGVLTTKKGKINLKEYYKKYLKSLGIKEIIKEDAHGFQIPIAPRTDGFVKNNVFLIGDAAGFAEPITAEGISNAILSGKYVADAIIESDLNKEKTEKLYIEKLNIKLLPELKSGVILSKFFYNNNAVRNYILKNHGQHFNDLMVDILHGDKPFPTNVSKKLKAKIKEKLF, encoded by the coding sequence ATGCAACATTTTCAAGTAGCAATTATTGGTAGTGGACCTTCTGGAGCATCCACAGCTTTTCATTTAGGTAAAAAAGGAATTTCTACTGTAATTATAGAAAAAGAAACATTACCTCGTTATAAAACGTGTGGTGGTGGCTTTGTAAATCGTGGAAAAAAAGACATGCCTTTTGATATTTCTGAGGTAATAGAACGTGAGTTTTTTGAGGTTGACAGTTATTTTAACAATGGTAAAATACACTATAAATCTGGAAAAGACACTCCAATTGTTACGATGATAATGCGTGATGCTTTCGATAATTTAATTGTAGAGAAAGCAAAAGAATTTGGTGTTACTTTATTAGAGAATCATACTTTAAAAAATATCGGTTTCAAAGATGACAAAGCAATTTTAGAAACTTCACAAGGAGAAATTTCCGCAGATTTTGTAATTGCAGCAGATGGTGTTTTAAGTCCGACTGCAAAAATGGCGGGTTGGAAAGAAGAAACTCGAAAACTAATACCTGCCTTAGAATATGAAGTTGAAGTTTCTAAGGAAGATTTTAAACGACTTTCAAAACAGGTTCGTTTCGATATTGATGCTGTTCCTTTTGGATATGCTTGGAGTTTTCCTAAGAAAAATCATCTTTCGTTAGGTGTTTTAACAACTAAAAAAGGAAAAATTAATTTAAAAGAATACTACAAAAAATACTTAAAATCACTTGGAATTAAAGAAATTATAAAAGAAGATGCACATGGTTTTCAAATTCCGATTGCACCAAGAACCGATGGTTTTGTAAAAAACAATGTTTTTTTAATTGGAGATGCTGCAGGTTTTGCAGAACCAATAACTGCAGAAGGAATTTCTAATGCCATTTTAAGTGGAAAATATGTAGCAGATGCCATTATAGAAAGTGATTTAAACAAAGAGAAAACAGAAAAATTATACATAGAAAAACTAAATATTAAATTGTTGCCTGAATTAAAATCGGGTGTTATTTTATCTAAATTCTTTTACAATAATAATGCTGTAAGAAATTACATCCTTAAAAATCATGGTCAGCATTTTAACGATTTAATGGTCGATATTTTACATGGAGATAAGCCTTTTCCAACAAATGTTTCTAAAAAATTAAAGGCTAAGATTAAAGAGAAGTTATTTTAG
- a CDS encoding antibiotic biosynthesis monooxygenase family protein — MIEDQLTPPYYAVIFSTILAKNISGYLEMTEKMEKLAQKQKGYLGIESARNEIGITVSYWQTLEDIVAWKNNFEHTAARNLGREKWYKKYQLRICKVEREYGFEK, encoded by the coding sequence ATGATAGAAGATCAATTAACGCCACCTTATTATGCCGTAATTTTTTCCACAATTTTAGCTAAAAATATTTCTGGGTATTTAGAAATGACAGAAAAAATGGAAAAACTTGCCCAAAAACAAAAAGGGTATTTAGGCATAGAATCTGCCAGAAACGAAATAGGAATAACCGTTTCTTATTGGCAAACTTTAGAAGATATTGTTGCTTGGAAAAATAATTTCGAACATACAGCAGCCAGAAATTTAGGAAGAGAAAAATGGTATAAAAAATACCAATTACGAATCTGTAAAGTAGAACGAGAATATGGTTTTGAAAAGTGA
- a CDS encoding GNAT family N-acetyltransferase, with protein sequence MIFETERLLIRKLNVKDLQGFHTLESNPNVLKYATGNVKNFQENKKELQDLIRRYNLAHNDFWIYAIILKEHTTFIGTVALVKDGADNEIGYRFLEEYWGNGFATELCKGLISYCKQLGMPKIVGYVVDENTASAKILKRFSFKVVKHFISEDIQLPETKYELIL encoded by the coding sequence ATGATTTTTGAAACAGAAAGGCTACTTATTAGAAAACTAAATGTTAAAGATTTGCAAGGTTTTCATACGCTCGAAAGTAACCCAAATGTCTTAAAATACGCTACAGGAAATGTCAAAAATTTTCAAGAAAATAAAAAAGAACTACAAGATTTAATTCGAAGATATAATTTAGCCCACAACGATTTTTGGATTTATGCAATAATTTTAAAAGAGCATACTACTTTTATAGGAACTGTAGCTTTGGTAAAAGATGGAGCAGATAATGAAATTGGTTATCGGTTTTTAGAAGAATATTGGGGAAATGGATTTGCAACAGAGCTTTGTAAAGGTTTAATTTCCTATTGTAAACAATTAGGGATGCCTAAAATAGTAGGTTATGTTGTTGATGAAAATACTGCTTCAGCAAAAATCTTAAAACGATTTAGTTTTAAAGTTGTGAAACATTTTATAAGTGAAGATATCCAATTACCAGAAACAAAATACGAACTTATTTTATGA
- the mtaB gene encoding tRNA (N(6)-L-threonylcarbamoyladenosine(37)-C(2))-methylthiotransferase MtaB produces the protein MNTDKKVAFYTLGCKLNFSETSTIARNFINEGFERVDFDTKADVYVINTCSVTDNTDKRFKSIVKNALKKNDEAFLIAVGCYAQLKPEELANVNGVDLVLGATEKFNVTSYINDLTKNNIGEVHSCEISDADFYVGSYSIGDRTRAFLKVQDGCDYKCTYCTIPLARGISRSDTLENVIENAREISSKGIKEIVLTGVNIGDYGKGEFGNKKHEHTFLELVKELDKVDGIHRLRISSIEPNLLKDETINFVSKSNSFVPHFHIPLQSGSDELLKKMKRRYLKNTYTNRVSRIKEVMPNACIGVDVIVGFPGETDELFLETYNYLNDLDISYLHVFTYSERPNTEAVEMQGVVPKKVRAKRSKMLRGLSAKKRRAFYESQLGNTLTALFESENKEGYIYGFTENYVKVKTPWNPALINSLHTITLTEIDQDGLVRFDFVKEKAIV, from the coding sequence ATGAACACAGATAAAAAAGTTGCTTTTTATACTTTAGGTTGCAAATTAAATTTTTCGGAAACTTCTACAATCGCCCGAAATTTTATAAACGAAGGTTTCGAACGTGTAGATTTCGATACAAAAGCAGATGTTTACGTAATAAATACCTGCTCTGTTACAGATAATACAGACAAGCGTTTTAAATCGATTGTAAAAAACGCTTTAAAGAAAAACGACGAAGCTTTTTTAATAGCTGTAGGTTGTTATGCCCAATTAAAACCAGAAGAATTGGCAAATGTAAATGGTGTAGATTTGGTTTTAGGAGCAACAGAAAAATTTAATGTAACAAGTTACATAAACGATTTAACCAAAAATAATATTGGAGAAGTGCATTCTTGCGAAATTTCGGATGCCGATTTTTACGTAGGTTCCTACTCTATTGGCGATAGAACTCGTGCTTTTTTAAAGGTCCAAGATGGTTGCGATTATAAATGTACATATTGTACAATTCCTTTAGCGAGAGGCATTTCTAGAAGCGATACTTTAGAAAATGTCATAGAAAATGCCAGAGAAATTTCATCTAAAGGAATTAAAGAAATTGTATTAACAGGAGTTAATATTGGCGATTATGGAAAAGGCGAATTTGGTAACAAAAAACACGAACATACTTTTTTAGAATTGGTTAAAGAATTAGACAAAGTAGATGGAATCCATCGTTTGCGAATTTCTTCTATCGAACCTAATTTATTAAAAGACGAAACCATTAATTTCGTCTCGAAATCGAACTCTTTTGTACCCCATTTTCATATACCATTACAATCTGGAAGTGACGAGTTGCTAAAGAAAATGAAACGTAGATATCTTAAAAACACCTATACAAATAGGGTTTCCAGAATAAAAGAAGTAATGCCAAATGCATGTATTGGTGTAGATGTTATTGTTGGTTTTCCTGGTGAAACAGACGAACTTTTTTTAGAAACCTATAATTATTTAAACGATTTAGATATTTCTTATTTACACGTTTTTACTTATTCTGAAAGACCCAATACAGAAGCTGTAGAAATGCAAGGAGTTGTTCCTAAAAAAGTACGTGCAAAACGTAGTAAAATGTTACGAGGCTTATCTGCTAAAAAAAGACGTGCTTTTTATGAATCGCAATTAGGAAACACTCTAACTGCATTATTCGAAAGTGAGAATAAAGAAGGCTATATTTATGGCTTTACAGAAAATTATGTAAAAGTAAAAACTCCTTGGAACCCAGCATTAATTAATAGTTTACACACAATAACACTTACAGAAATAGATCAAGATGGTTTGGTAAGATTCGATTTTGTAAAAGAAAAAGCAATAGTATAA
- a CDS encoding DUF6438 domain-containing protein yields the protein MKIYFILIFLLMFGCNQSKKNEVKKTREKPSIIKDVKVENEILYKDILVVLKNPENLVKIKHDLKSNNLSINQVVVDNKTYKAVIIKVPADKTSFWIENLKKTNHFSSVEKNTKEALHKVNYFSKNRLVSVLKTPCFGDCPVFEVTFFKDGNVVFLGKEYTLVKGIYKFKLKEQQLKELSNLFEKTAFKDFENAKDSEELQDYSNTFITYNDDKIKVKVWINISDEIAFAYDYIEGILIDENLIE from the coding sequence ATGAAAATTTATTTCATTTTAATATTCTTATTGATGTTCGGTTGTAACCAATCTAAAAAAAATGAAGTAAAAAAAACCAGAGAAAAACCTTCTATTATTAAAGATGTTAAAGTGGAGAATGAGATTTTATATAAAGATATATTAGTGGTTTTAAAAAATCCAGAAAATCTGGTTAAAATTAAGCACGATTTAAAAAGCAACAATTTATCTATAAACCAAGTTGTTGTGGACAACAAAACCTACAAAGCTGTTATCATAAAAGTTCCTGCAGATAAAACTTCATTTTGGATTGAAAATCTTAAAAAAACGAATCATTTTTCTTCTGTTGAAAAAAACACCAAAGAAGCCTTACACAAAGTAAACTACTTTTCTAAAAACAGGTTGGTAAGTGTTTTAAAAACACCTTGTTTTGGAGATTGCCCAGTTTTCGAAGTTACTTTTTTTAAAGATGGAAATGTGGTTTTCTTAGGCAAAGAATACACTTTAGTAAAAGGTATATATAAATTTAAGTTAAAAGAGCAACAATTAAAAGAATTAAGTAATTTATTTGAAAAGACTGCGTTTAAAGATTTTGAAAACGCTAAAGATTCAGAGGAATTACAAGATTATTCCAACACTTTTATTACGTATAATGATGATAAAATAAAAGTAAAAGTTTGGATAAACATTTCAGATGAAATTGCTTTCGCTTACGACTATATTGAAGGAATTTTAATTGATGAAAATTTAATTGAATAA
- a CDS encoding alpha/beta fold hydrolase: MEKIPIYFVPGLAAGPEIFENLELNPEKYRFHYLKWIKPLALEEDIDNYACRMSDEIKEKNPVLVGVSFGGIMVQEMAKFVNPRKVIIISSVKNQKELPKRFKFAKFTKVYKFFPTKVVENFEEYARYFLGKSLKKKAALYKKYLSVRSKKYLKWSIYNLIKWKQINPLKDIVHIHGTKDNVFPLKNIKNAIEIKDGTHIMILTKAKKISKIIDDVLTC, from the coding sequence ATGGAAAAAATCCCAATATATTTTGTTCCAGGATTGGCAGCTGGTCCAGAAATTTTCGAAAACTTAGAATTAAACCCAGAAAAGTATCGTTTTCATTACCTAAAATGGATAAAACCATTGGCCTTAGAAGAAGATATTGATAATTATGCCTGTAGAATGAGTGATGAAATTAAAGAGAAAAACCCTGTTTTGGTAGGCGTTTCTTTTGGTGGAATTATGGTACAAGAAATGGCAAAATTTGTAAACCCTAGAAAAGTAATTATTATCTCTAGTGTAAAAAATCAAAAAGAACTTCCTAAAAGATTCAAGTTTGCAAAATTCACCAAGGTTTACAAATTTTTTCCAACGAAAGTTGTAGAAAATTTTGAAGAATATGCACGTTACTTTTTAGGAAAATCTTTAAAGAAAAAAGCTGCACTCTATAAAAAATATCTTTCGGTTAGAAGCAAGAAATATTTAAAATGGTCTATTTATAATCTTATTAAATGGAAACAAATAAATCCATTAAAAGATATTGTACACATACATGGCACAAAAGACAATGTTTTTCCTTTAAAAAACATAAAAAATGCCATCGAAATTAAAGATGGTACTCATATTATGATTTTAACGAAAGCAAAAAAAATATCAAAAATTATTGATGACGTTTTAACTTGCTAA
- a CDS encoding lytic transglycosylase domain-containing protein has product MKTSQRYLSLLSVIIVTAVFFSAIQKSETNVSSNTDPETQTAITYKIKSLKLPENLNLAGERVPVEIEDVRERMERELLVNTYWQSNGLLLIKRANKYFPVLEPLLKKYGLPDDFKFLALAESAFIDETSSAGAAGMWHFMRTTGKEYGLEINSNVDERYHIEKSTKVAAEYLKKSYNRFNSWTLAAAAYNAGNYGVAKRLKTQEVNNYYDAKLPDETERYVFRILALKEIISNPKKYGFVFEKEDLYTIEKTRTIKVDTAISNITHFAKNYGMNYKEFKILNPWLRENKLNNKSRKMYEIKIPAK; this is encoded by the coding sequence ATGAAAACTTCTCAACGTTATTTATCTCTATTAAGTGTAATTATTGTAACCGCAGTATTTTTTAGTGCAATACAAAAATCAGAGACAAATGTTTCTTCGAATACAGACCCTGAAACACAAACTGCTATAACCTATAAAATAAAATCTTTAAAACTTCCAGAAAATTTAAATTTGGCAGGAGAAAGAGTTCCTGTAGAAATTGAAGATGTTAGAGAACGAATGGAAAGAGAATTGTTGGTAAACACCTACTGGCAATCTAATGGATTGTTACTTATAAAACGTGCAAATAAATATTTTCCTGTTTTAGAACCTTTATTAAAAAAATATGGTTTACCAGACGATTTTAAATTTTTAGCCTTGGCTGAAAGTGCTTTTATTGATGAAACCTCTTCTGCTGGAGCTGCAGGAATGTGGCATTTTATGCGAACTACTGGAAAAGAATATGGTTTGGAAATAAATAGCAATGTAGACGAACGTTACCATATCGAAAAATCGACCAAAGTTGCTGCAGAGTACTTAAAAAAATCGTATAATCGTTTTAATTCTTGGACATTGGCTGCTGCTGCTTATAATGCTGGTAATTATGGAGTTGCTAAAAGATTAAAAACGCAAGAAGTAAACAATTATTACGATGCAAAATTACCAGATGAAACAGAAAGGTATGTATTTAGAATTTTAGCTTTAAAAGAAATTATTTCTAACCCTAAAAAATACGGATTTGTCTTCGAAAAAGAAGATTTATATACGATAGAAAAAACAAGAACAATAAAAGTAGATACTGCAATTTCTAACATTACCCATTTTGCTAAAAATTATGGTATGAATTATAAGGAGTTTAAAATTCTTAATCCTTGGTTAAGAGAAAATAAACTGAATAATAAAAGTAGAAAAATGTACGAAATTAAGATTCCTGCAAAGTAA
- a CDS encoding transposase: MSEQSKGRNYLFSPKGRLGLMFLKHYANCSDRKLIEQLNSNLDYQFFCDIELGFERLTNYKIVSQIRCELAEKLDINSIEKILFNSWKNEIENPNQIVMDATCYESEVRYPSIQKLLWESVHWLYNQLRKTCSILGVKMIRSKYIKWKKRYQGFSKMRRKTKSKRISLTRGLLNLLSKFINFEKELSENHNIEFIALYYKRINTIQRIYKQQKDHFDTGEKIKDRIVSIQKDYIRPIVRGKEVKPVEFGAKVNKVQIDGISFIEHINFNAFHEGNRFIQTVQKAQGLTRKKVKIAGADKIYATNKNRKHCSSKNIETDFIPKGKKPKNHKEKKQLRAIIAKERATRLEGYFGKDKEYYHLRKIKAKTKKNEILWIFFGIHTGNALEIGRRKIAKTAQQVA, from the coding sequence ATTTCTGAACAATCAAAAGGGAGAAACTATCTTTTTAGTCCTAAAGGAAGACTAGGTTTAATGTTTTTAAAACATTATGCTAATTGTTCAGATAGAAAATTGATTGAGCAACTAAACTCGAATTTAGACTATCAATTTTTCTGTGATATAGAACTAGGTTTTGAACGCTTAACAAACTATAAAATAGTGAGCCAAATACGTTGTGAATTAGCAGAGAAACTCGATATTAATTCCATAGAAAAAATTCTATTCAACTCTTGGAAAAACGAAATTGAAAACCCCAATCAAATTGTAATGGATGCTACTTGTTATGAAAGTGAAGTTCGTTACCCTAGCATCCAAAAATTACTTTGGGAGTCGGTTCATTGGTTGTACAATCAATTACGTAAAACCTGCTCTATATTAGGGGTTAAAATGATTAGAAGTAAATATATCAAGTGGAAAAAACGTTATCAAGGATTTAGTAAAATGCGAAGAAAAACCAAGTCGAAACGTATTTCATTAACCCGAGGTTTACTCAATCTGTTAAGTAAATTTATCAACTTTGAAAAAGAGTTGTCAGAAAATCACAATATTGAGTTTATAGCTTTGTATTATAAGCGAATAAATACAATTCAAAGGATTTACAAACAACAAAAAGATCATTTTGATACAGGAGAAAAAATCAAAGATAGAATTGTAAGCATTCAAAAGGATTATATTCGTCCTATTGTTCGAGGAAAGGAAGTAAAACCTGTTGAATTTGGAGCAAAAGTTAACAAAGTTCAAATTGATGGAATTAGCTTTATCGAACATATTAACTTTAATGCATTTCATGAAGGAAATCGTTTTATTCAAACAGTCCAAAAAGCACAAGGATTAACTCGAAAAAAAGTAAAAATAGCTGGAGCAGATAAAATTTATGCCACCAATAAAAATAGAAAACACTGTAGTTCTAAGAACATAGAAACAGACTTTATCCCCAAGGGAAAAAAGCCGAAAAATCATAAAGAAAAAAAGCAACTTAGAGCTATTATCGCAAAAGAAAGAGCTACAAGATTAGAAGGTTATTTTGGAAAGGATAAAGAATATTATCACTTACGAAAAATAAAAGCCAAAACTAAAAAGAATGAAATTCTATGGATATTCTTTGGAATACACACAGGGAATGCTCTTGAAATTGGCCGAAGAAAAATAGCTAAAACAGCACAACAAGTAGCCTAA
- a CDS encoding YwbE family protein — MIDGRQRKNIQIGLFVEIVQKPHQRSGELTSGKVAKILTKSPNHPYGGTFRK, encoded by the coding sequence ATGATTGACGGAAGACAACGAAAAAACATACAAATTGGTCTGTTTGTAGAAATCGTTCAAAAGCCACACCAAAGAAGTGGAGAATTAACAAGTGGTAAAGTGGCTAAGATTCTTACAAAATCGCCAAATCATCCTTATGGAGGCACATTCAGAAAATAG
- a CDS encoding cold-shock protein encodes MNKGTVKFFNESKGFGFITEEGNNKEHFVHVSGLVDEIRENDEVEFDLQDGKKGLNAVNVRVL; translated from the coding sequence ATGAATAAAGGTACCGTAAAATTTTTCAATGAGTCTAAAGGATTCGGATTTATCACTGAAGAAGGAAACAACAAAGAGCATTTTGTACATGTGTCAGGATTAGTAGATGAAATTCGTGAAAACGACGAAGTTGAATTTGATTTACAGGATGGTAAAAAAGGATTAAACGCAGTAAACGTAAGAGTATTATAA
- a CDS encoding cold-shock protein, with the protein MNKGTVKFFNESKGFGFITEEGNNKEHFVHVSGLIDEIRENDEVEFDLQDGRKGLNAVNVRVI; encoded by the coding sequence ATGAATAAAGGTACCGTAAAATTTTTCAATGAGTCTAAAGGATTCGGATTCATCACTGAAGAAGGAAACAACAAAGAACATTTTGTACATGTTTCAGGTTTAATTGATGAAATTCGTGAAAACGATGAAGTTGAATTTGATTTACAAGATGGAAGAAAAGGATTAAACGCAGTAAACGTAAGAGTTATATAA